The genomic interval ATAGCGGCGAACGGCGTGATCAATTGTCTGTCCGCCAATTCTTCTCCGCCGATCAATGTAGTCCAGTAGAGCAGGAAAAAGGCAAAACTGATGCCGCCGGCCATGGCAAGAGACCCGCGCCGGGCCATGATGCCGAGCGGAGCGCCGATGAGCACAAAGATGATGCACGCCACCGGGATGGAATATTTTTTCTGCACCTCCACCATCAGGCTGCTGTTCTTCCGCTGCAGGTGTTGCAGCGTGGAGAGGCGGCCGCCGATTTGCTGCTGCAGGCGCAGATGATCCGCCAGCACGCCGCCTAAGGGTGGCGAACCATAGGCCGGCGGTTCCTCGTTATCCGCCGGCCGGCTGAGCTGGGCAAGGGCCTCTGGTTTGGAAAAGTAGCGATGAAAATGATCGCTGATCTGCTGCGTCAACTCGCGGCGGTTGCGCTCGATGTCCTGTTTGTTGTTCCTAATCTCTTCCAGCATCATGGAGCTGCTTTTCTCGCGATCTCCGCGTGCCTGCGAATCGCTTCGTTCCAGCGCCATGCCGGGCACCGACACAGCGAGGTTCTGTTTGGGGAAAGAGAGCTTGCGGTATTGCTCCAGTTTTTTCAGATCGAGTTCGTGCATTTCACCGTCATAAAGCGTCAACAGCAGCATCTCCGCCTGCTGGTTGAAAAAGATAGAGCCGTGTTTCGCAAAGATGATCTTGCTGACATCCGCAGCGCTGTTGTCGTCGATGAACACGGAATCGACAAAGGCGGTATCGCCCTTTTGCACGATGTTTTGCACCCGCAGGGTAAAATCCGGCAGATCGCGATAGATGACGCCGGCTTCAAGACGGATGGTCGGTTTTTTACGATAGATGTCGGCGGTCAGCAGACGTGCGCGGTGATTGAAATCGGGCAGTACATGGTCATTGAACCAGACCATTAACGCCGCCAGCAGAACCGAAGCCAGCAGCACCGGCTTGATCATGGTGAGCACGCTGACCCCGCTGGCTTTCATGGCCGTGATCTCTTGATCGCCGCTGAGTCGGCCGAAGGCCATCACTGTGGCCACCAGCACCGACATGGGCGCGGCCAGAGCAATGATCCAGGCCAATTGCAGGAAAAAGAACTCGAGCACAGTGGAAAGACTCAGCCCCTTGCTCAGAATGCGGCTTAAATCGCGAAAAACCAGATTTAAAATAAAGAGCAGCGTGATGACACACATGGAGAAGATAAATGGGCCAAAATGCTCTCTTAAAACGTATCGGGATAGAATTCGCATGGTTTATGTGTCGCCTGTGCAAGTGAAAGAAAAGGCAGCTTGTTTAAAAATAGTAAAAATAATGTTTAACATCAAGAACAAATTTCTACTTGGGCCATTTTTTTCTTTTTTTCGACCGGCTTGGTTTGATATTTGCATATCAGGTTCAGGGGCGATGCCGGCTTCCTGCCGGTACAAGGCTGGGAACTATTTGCAGTTAGGTTAGTTTTTTTATATTGCTCCTGAGCATAATTATTATTAAATTAAATTTTCACCGCAGGCATGCCCGGCAGTGCCGGGTCCCTCTTTATCCTGACAAAGGAGCTCTTTATCGTCGCGTTTGCTACTGATCTGTAACTGACAGCTGAACCAGCGAAATCAATCACAGTCATTGAAGACCTTTGGCGACAAACAGTGGTCGAATCTCACCCTTTTGCCTGCGGTGGTGTTATCGATCCTCTTACTTTTCCTGTTGCGCGGTGAGGCTTGGGCGGATAAGCGCGTCGATGCCGCTACCGAGGGACAGCCGTATATCGGTATGCAGCTGCCGCAAGCCGCAGACCCCCGTGTGCCGATCCTGGAGGAGGAGCCGTTCCTCGGTCTGCATATGAACGGAGCGCGTACGCCGGTTCTGAAAAGGATGCTCTCCGCATTGCGGCGGGAAGTGAAAATCGATTCCACCGGCAAGAACATCAACTTTGTTGAAAAGCTCGATCAGGTGGATTTCCGTCTGCCGAGGTTTCTCTCGTTGTCGGATTATGTCCAGATCCGACGTGAGCACAACCAGAGCACTATGTGGGTGCGCAGTGCACTGGCCAAGCTGGGCGAGAGCAGCGCCGGACATTCTGGCGGTGCCCTGCGCATCGATATTCCGGTGGAGATCAAGAACCGCACCTTTCAGGCCATCTTTGGCGGTGGCACCGTGGGGTTGGACGTCACCGGGGAGATCAACATCAAGGGCGGATTGCGCAATGAAAAACGCAGCGAGGTGTCCACGTCGCTGGTCAACGGCAGCCACACCAGTTTCACCATGGAGCAGACGCAGCGCTTTCAGGTGCAGGGCCATGTGGGCGAAAAGGTGACCATCGGCGTGGATCAGGACTCGGAACGCGCTTTTGATTTTGAAAACAATCTGCACCTGAGTTACAAGGGCAATGAGGACGAAATTGTCCAGTCCATCGAGGCCGGCAATATCGCGCTGTCGCTGCCGGGCACGCGCTTTGTCACCTTTGGCGGGCAGAGCAGCGGTTTGTTCGGCCTCAAGGCGGCGATGAACTTTGGCCGGCTGCAGTTGACCGCCATCGCCAGCCAGGAGAAGGGGGAGAATAAAAAACTCTCCCTGTCCGGCGGCGCGTCGCAGAACAAGCAGACCATCGAAGATTACAACTATGTTAAGAATCAGTATTTTTTTCTCGACGAGCATTACCGCAATTACTACCCGCAGCGGTCGTCGGACGGTTTGTTCCTCTATGACCCCAATCGCAGCATCACCGATGTGGAAGTGTACACCTCCCAACCCAACTTTCAGAATCAGCCGGACAAAGCCATCCGCGGCTGGGCGTGGTCAGTCGCCCGCAAGGACACCAGCACGCGGGTGATCAGGACGCGCAGCGACACGGTGTCAAGCAAATCGATGTATCTCGGCTATTTCATTCGCCTCGAAAAGACCAATTATGATTTCAATCCCGAGTTGGGCTATATCCGGCTGCATAGCCCGTTGAGCACCGGCGAAGTGCTGGCGGTCGCTTACCGCGACAGCTCGGGTTATG from bacterium carries:
- a CDS encoding YjgP/YjgQ family permease, with the translated sequence MRILSRYVLREHFGPFIFSMCVITLLFILNLVFRDLSRILSKGLSLSTVLEFFFLQLAWIIALAAPMSVLVATVMAFGRLSGDQEITAMKASGVSVLTMIKPVLLASVLLAALMVWFNDHVLPDFNHRARLLTADIYRKKPTIRLEAGVIYRDLPDFTLRVQNIVQKGDTAFVDSVFIDDNSAADVSKIIFAKHGSIFFNQQAEMLLLTLYDGEMHELDLKKLEQYRKLSFPKQNLAVSVPGMALERSDSQARGDREKSSSMMLEEIRNNKQDIERNRRELTQQISDHFHRYFSKPEALAQLSRPADNEEPPAYGSPPLGGVLADHLRLQQQIGGRLSTLQHLQRKNSSLMVEVQKKYSIPVACIIFVLIGAPLGIMARRGSLAMAGGISFAFFLLYWTTLIGGEELADRQLITPFAA
- the sprA gene encoding cell surface protein SprA, whose product is MKTFGDKQWSNLTLLPAVVLSILLLFLLRGEAWADKRVDAATEGQPYIGMQLPQAADPRVPILEEEPFLGLHMNGARTPVLKRMLSALRREVKIDSTGKNINFVEKLDQVDFRLPRFLSLSDYVQIRREHNQSTMWVRSALAKLGESSAGHSGGALRIDIPVEIKNRTFQAIFGGGTVGLDVTGEINIKGGLRNEKRSEVSTSLVNGSHTSFTMEQTQRFQVQGHVGEKVTIGVDQDSERAFDFENNLHLSYKGNEDEIVQSIEAGNIALSLPGTRFVTFGGQSSGLFGLKAAMNFGRLQLTAIASQEKGENKKLSLSGGASQNKQTIEDYNYVKNQYFFLDEHYRNYYPQRSSDGLFLYDPNRSITDVEVYTSQPNFQNQPDKAIRGWAWSVARKDTSTRVIRTRSDTVSSKSMYLGYFIRLEKTNYDFNPELGYIRLHSPLSTGEVLAVAYRDSSGYVRGMIDFDSKKDRVIQLRMLRSENPMPSDVTWDLEWKHVYSLGTSNIPEDGFNLKIYYKPPSGDPQETIEINGAAKSYLQIFGLDRVDKVGNLKPDNVVDKNDNVLRLASGELWFPELRPFDPLNPSTELPDDKRTRAIYDTTVQSYITAQSKFYIEVESQTRSAEYRLGMNIIENSEEVTLNGRKLNR